The Glycine soja cultivar W05 chromosome 15, ASM419377v2, whole genome shotgun sequence region GAAGCCtatcacataattaaaataaatataaatatatctaatgtaagaaaaaaaatatatcattagaAGCCATACTATACttgcaaaaaatataattatgcatGGATTAATTACGCATAAATGCACCTGAATAAACTAAAGTATGATGAATCATGtactaattttttatcaattagaAAATGAACAAGTATATAAGTAGTGAGAAGTCaagatagaattttttttataaggctCAACTGAAACGAGTTTGTTAGTAAATGCACAAATAAAACTGTACTGTATTAATTGGTTATacttcttaatttatatatgatatatatatttaaccattaaaaaaaaCGTAGTAGTAGTAATTGGAAAGCAAGACATACCAGCTGCAGGATAAACACATTGATTGAGAGATGGCCCGAGACATGCCGGTAAAACCGATGTATCAACGTTAGGAGCAGTTAAACAAGATTGTGCACTAACATGAGTACAGGTTTTCAAGACAGTTCTGAATTTTACAGTCTCAATGAGGAGTTGCTGAGATTGGATTGAATTAGGAATAGCCGACATGGGACCTGGGTTGGGATCTATAAGTTTGGCTTCATGGTCTCCCAAGCATTTCTCCATAGAATCAAAAAGGCAAAATGACAACCCAAGTGGAACGTTTATTCCATGGCCACCTTCCTGATGATGCAATGGATCATTTCCACTGCATGTTTGAGCAACATGTGAGCTGCAATGTGTCACAAACTTTTTGAATCTAGCTGACTCATACGCTTAAAGATTAGTGGCTTTGCCTTCTGCAGGAGTAATGGCATCACCAATACCACCAGCTTCTTCTACAAGATTAATGGCTTCGCCATCACTAGCATCTTCTGCAGGATTATTGGCAGCTTTGCCATTACCAGCTTTTTCTGCAACTGCTGCACCTATAAACAACAATAGAGTAATTAGTACCACTCTCATTTTCTCCATTAATTGGTTCTCTTAGTGATAAACTAGTTTGCACTTTTGAGAACTTTATTGGATCGGTGCTCTTGTATGTGTGAATTTTGCAATATATATACAAGAGAAACTAGGAACTCAACatctatgtttattattataaaaaaaattattacgaCCTTTGATCTTTGTCATATATCCTGACTCGTTTGCTTTCCAAgagctatatatatatttgtctttctaacattaaaatgaaatatagataataaaaagatagaatatattttatcatcacACTAATTACTATTgcaattttcatatttatttctttccattttcttttattaaatatttttttaagatctaTATGCATAAACAATAAGTTGTTTAAAGCGGTACtatagtttaaatttattaatatgatcGAAGAGATGTTTACATTTAATAATCTAACTCCtcaaaatacttataaaaaaacaaaaaaaaaaactcctttaAATAAGAGTACGTTTTGaaaagtaaatatttacggTTGTTATTTTAACATACTCCACCGTCTCATATTATAATAGGCtgtcataaatattaaataatctacttaatttgttgaattttaaaGCCATACATTTTTCATCTCTTTAATTAGTGACTCACTTATTCCTTTTTTTACATTACTCCCACTAATTAGTATTAATCAaaggataattttgaaaaaaatatttaatgcaatattaattttataaaatgacatactgaaatattttttttttcaaaaacatataatttacaACGGAAGAAGTATATTTTTTGCTTTGGTGAATTGATTGAAACAGAAATCAATGATTGACACATACATGTAATAAATGtgaatttgttaaaatttcaaCTGTAATTTATCAGCTAATGCTAACggtaattatttatatgtatcgTTAATCAGTATTCttatagaaaaacataaaagaattcaTCAACAACACAATTTTACGcattctataaaaaatatttattttcttacttcCTTAAACTAATATTCTAAGGATATTACCGAGCGTTTCtcgttatttatttaaaaagagttaAATCTTGCATTTGATGCGTGAGTCTACGTACATGCCTTCAGTAAGATTATTTCTTCCAAAAGAATAcatgtaagaataaaaaaagttatataaatattatttttaattacattcaATAATTTATCAATCATTTGTGATCAAAATAAtaccataaataaaaaatatttagccCATTCGTATATTGGATATATAGAATAAAAACTTCCATCTGACAATATTGacattttgaaaaaattcgGTTAAACAAAGAAATGCTTTATTGAAATTAAgagtaatttcattttattatataaaaatgattgATATATTCGAAAgttttaattcctaaaaaaaGTGCAATTATTATATCTCACCTTATAATTCAATTAGTTTGTTTTGGacgataattattataaaagctaatttttatactaaattatataatttctcaaaaaaattaaattacaatgttatttatttcattttgaaaatataaattttattttatttaaaaataaacttaaactcAATTTTGATTCTCCTATCAATTTTGatcatttcattttaaaatacagACAATTAGTTTCACAatttcaaaaaaacattatttatgaTCCAATCTTCAAttctgtatatattttttttatttattttgatataattaaatCCTAAActtaacatattcatttaagataatataaaaaaacaatttaattaattaaaagttaagaaataaaataaataaatatagacaaaattgagaattaaattaaaattaatttttaaaaaaatagaatgagtttattttaaaagaagaagatcaaaattacaaatcaaacaaacactaaagttaaatttagaaaacaagTATATGAGGTAAcggaaataaacattttaaaacaaaaataattgtattaattaattaatacattatAGGATTAAATGAGATgagtttatcttattttttaaaatgtttctttaaataaaataaacagtttttttattttaaaactaagcTCTCTGAAACCAAACTCCCAATCAAATCCTTCAACACTGTTGGTGGatgatcaaatttaagaaaaagcaACTCCGACTCAACTTAGCCAAACAAAAATTCGCACAGAAATTTCCTTCCCACAAAGAGTGCTTCATCTCAATCTTCCAGTCAAGAATGCTTTGATACCTGCTATATCGTTGCATACTTATGGGGAAAATCTTGAGGCTGTTGCACTAAAAATagtgtatatttttattgtgtaaattattaaaatataattttagttaaaaaatgaatattattaactaaatcagttattttttaaaatatgcgtgaattagtttaaaaaatttatattgaggGACAATTTTCGCCATCTTATCATCtcaattgtttttctttaattagtaGATTAAGACATTGACAATATTTTGGCCCTTCGGCTATTGCTTGTTCCGCACATGTTATAATCTATGTCCAATGGATTGGGCTACTaactaaatcaataaaaaataaaaaaatctcctCACTTTTGATTGCGGAccataacattttttacaaataCCTGCTAAGAgaaagaacaacaacaaaatgagACGCAATGGGTGAACCGGTgatgaaatgtcaaataaatcttttgacaatatttctttttaacattgatgtataattaattaaaataattcaaatatatagCATGACAtgtgattaattaaataattacattagaaaaagaatttatgataaatttgttattttttacaaaattatcttaATAATCATATTAACGACACTCCATGACCGTTAAACTCGTTGGTCTTTTATGTGTGTAATTGTAGTCCCCAAAAGAGTGTGGGTATATGTATGAGAAGGAGACGACGTGGAGCCCAGGAGAAGGAGTGTGACTCATGCAAGGCTTGTTAATTTACATCATATATTGCATATGCTGCGAACCATGTGGTGAAACAAGGATCACAAAGGCACAACCTAAGTAGCAGATCATAGGCTGTGTCATTAGTTCACCTATCTCATGATTTTATACGTACCCTCTTATTCCTATGTTGCTCTTGTATGCATTTGTTATATTATCACTTTTAGTTGCATCAGTAGTACAATTTCAGTTTTCTTGCTCAAAAGGAAAGTGCATCCAATAAAAACGAGGTCAGTGTACTATTTATGAGAGAGTCAGAGATAACGCAATATCAAATGAATCTATAAGTCAATATGATCTATAAGTCCACaagtattattatataaatgaatagTCCATCAAAATTACATTTCTACCCTCTTTGGTTGTgtcatttttttggttttttggtcTTTTCAAGGATAAACTTTGTTGCTAAAGATGGAGAACGTGTGGGATGTTTTGTACTTCTCTACTGTGGAGTAGTTAAATATTAAAGCAGTAAACTTCAAGCGCGATAAAGGCAACtgcgggaaaagaaaaagaaaaaaaaaaaacaaagaagctTCAGACAAAGAagttacacaaaaaaaaaaacccaccatATGATAATGTGATACATTTTCCAGTTCAAATCATTTTtccttattaataaataaattataatattttttatattaaaattatgaaaacatatattatcagtgtttttattttgtttttttttttaataaaagccACTTTTtataagaagataaaatttacttcttaaaataaataggaaattgtgtttttaaacagaagtaatttagataaatatattaaatttaaatatattgatcaataataagaagaaaaaaataattaaactatagtattatttattatttatatacattttattattgaaaagtCCAAAATATACCtcctatattaatattattaatatatgattctttttgtacagtaatattttttatattaaaattttggtaACATATATTatcagtgtttttattttttttaacaaaaaaaaaacaatttttataagaagataaaatttacttcttaaaataaatagaattttttttaaaacaaaaataatttagaacaatacaaaaaatttaaacaaattgaatgataataagaagaaaaaaaacaattaaattatgatagtatttattatttatatatattttattgtcgAAAAGtctaaaatgtatattttatattgataatattaatataagattGTTTTTTTACACCCTATCTTctttgcttttaaaatttgtatatgaCATCTCAACCTTATAGTCCATCTAAAATATACTTTTgtcctaatttttttatgttttgtaattACTATATTTCAGTAATAAATTCTGTTTgcacaacaatattttttatattaaaattatggtAACATATATTATCatcagtgtttttattttgtttttaacaaaaaaaaaacactttttataagaagataaaatttacttcttaaaataaatagaaaattatgtttttaaacaaaagtaGTTTAGATcaatacattaaatttaaaaaaatttatcgataataagaaaaaaacaattaaactataatattatttattatttccatacattttatcattgaaaagtcaaaaatgtatatcttatattaataatattaacataggattattttttttacaccatGTTTCTCCTATGCTCTTAGAATTTGTGTATGACATCTCAACCTTATAGTCCATCGAAAATACATTTttgcctttattttttttgtgtgttttgtaattaaaaatataattattttttaaatgttttgtaattattatatttcagtAGTAAAGATTTAAAGTTTCTTGGTTTGGTCTAAGATAAACAAATTAGTGCTATACAAATCCATTAGCTCAATTAAGCTAAATATCCAAATGTtgatttttggattttattatctgggttttatttttcaattattttgtctcattattatatgaaatcttagtaaaaattacttttaatttcaaataagcTTTGGTTGGGGTGCCGCTTGGGAGACAAACTAGGTGTTGTgttaagaaaacataaaatggGAAACGAGGGTAgtgctcaattttttttttctctatctttttttcctgatttattattcttattattactTGAAGAAACTGTGAttgaattaataatataataatgactTTGACCTTTGTAGTAGAAATGAAGACGATTCAAGtccttttattaataaatttttttagtattttaaacaaaaaaaataatagagtcATCCATCTGTATGCATAGGTTACTttgattagtttaaaattatgaaccctaatacaaaatatttttcttaagcgTAACAATCATTTAACtttatatttaatcaaaattttaaattaatcttaatttttttaaaaatcaatcaataagaaaatatatgacATGACAATTTTatcagtttaaaaaaatattaccaaaatctttacaattttttagtctcttttAACATCTCTTTTAAGACATTCTATATTATTGACATAACACTTAATTAAGAACAAAatgagaatttttaaaaatttattattaaatgtaaaaactgaaaaaaggaagaaaacatcggaataattcttaaaataaagaggaaattatgtttttaaacaaaattaatttagataaatatattaaatttaaacaaacttatCGATAATAAGaacaagaaaacaattaaactctaatattatttattatttagatacattttattataaaaaattctaaaatgtacatcttatattaataatattaatatatgattatttttttacagttatatatttttcatattaaaattatggTAACATATtatcagtttttttattttgttttttttaaaaacactttttataagaagataaatagatagaaatttacttcttaaaataaatagaaaattgtgTTTTATAAGAATTGATTGACATTTAGGTTCAAAACAAATTatagatattttcttttaataaaaaatagatatttttcgtcaaacaaaaaattatgtcaAGAAATGATATCTTAGTgatataaactattttattaacaagTGACAGATAAAAGTTAacggtaaaatatatttattgtaatttttacaCCTTcgagattaaattttatatttacatcttttaaaaatgttaatcaattatatattaaatgacaaaaataattatttatccaaataatcAATTATCTATAACCTAATAATTATCTACAACTAGCATACTCTCCATTCAGAAACTCTTGTTCCATCCTACTCCTATTCCATTCAGATTATCTCCTTTGACATGAATCAATTTCAGATTTTGATAAGTACACCACCAATTATTACAAGCAACATTCCGTTCGCGCCTCGactccactaaccctaaacccacAATGGCAATGGCCTATTGCATCTCCCAGCTCCCCAAACTCCCACTCCTCCCTTCTCTCCCTCATTCCCGTTCCTCTAAAACCCTCCCTTCACTAAACCACGCCGTTCCCCCCACCCTTCTCCGTGCATGTCCTCCTCCCACCCCGCGCCTCAACCCCGCGCGCGTCCGATGCTCCGCCGTCGCCGTCGCCGAACCTCCTGCCCCCAAACTCGGCAAGCGGACCGACATAAAGAAGATCCTGATCCTCGGTGCGGGCCCCATCGTCATCGGCCAAGCGTGCGAGTTCGACTACTCCGGCACCCAAGCGTGCAAGGCCCTCCGTGAGGAAGGGTACGAGGTTGTCCTCATCAACTCCAACCCCGCCACCATCATGACTGATCCCGAAACCGCCGACCGCACCTATATCACCCCCATGACGCCGGACCTCGTGGAGCGCGTCCTCGAATCGGAGCGTCCCGACGCGCTCCTCCCCACCATGGGCGGCCAGACCGCCCTCAACCTCGCTGTCGCCCTCTCCGAGAGCGGCGCCCTCGAAAAATATGGCGTGGAACTCATCGGAGCAAAGCTCGACGCAATCAAGAAGGCTGAGGACAGGGAACTCTTCAAACAGGCCATGAAGAATATCGGGATTAAGACCCCTCCCTCCGGCATTGGCACCACTCTTGATGAGTGTCTCAGCATTGCCAATGATATCGGGGCATATCCGTTAATTGTGCGGCCGGCGTTCACGCTTGGGGGTACCGGCGGCGGAATTGCGTATAACAGAGAAGATTTGCTGGAAATTTGCAAGGCTGGGATTGCTGCTAGCTTGACTAATCAGGTTTTGATTGAGAAGTCTCTGTTGGGGTGGAAGGAGTATGAGCTTGAGGTTATGAGGGACTTGGCTGACAATGTTGTTATCATTTGCTCTATTGAGAATATTGATCCTATGGGGGTGCATACCGGGGATTCGATTACTGTTGCACCGGCGCAGACTCTGACGGATAAGGAGTACCAGAGGCTGAGGGATTATTCGATTGCTATAATTAGAGAGATTGGTGTGGAGTGTGGAGGGTCTAATGTGCAGTTTGCGGTTAATCCCGATAATGGTGAGGTCATGGTCATCGAGATGAACCCCAGAGTTTCCAGGTCTTCGGCTCTGGCGTCGAAGGCTACTGGGTTTCCCATTGCAAAGATGGCGGCAAAGTTGTCTGTGGGGTATTCTTTGGATCAGATACCAAACGATATAACGAAGAAGACACCGGCTAGTTTTGAGCCCTCAATTGATTATGTGGTTACTAAGGTAAGGAGCTTAGTTGTTGCTGATATTGCCATCATATACCAATGTGACTTGGTAGgatgtttttacttttaaattgtaaattttgtatAGGTAATAAGTCACTGTTTATGTAATTCCAAGTTATTGAGTTTATAATCTGATGAACTAACTAAACTAACATTGCTGATTTTTGTTATGAATCAAATTATGTGAAATCTGTCACAATGCTACTTTTTGTCAGCAAAATATTGGATTTACTTTTCTCATGTGCTTTTGTGGTGCAGATTCCACGGTTTGCTTTTGAGAAGTTTCCTGGTTCTAAGCCAATATTGACGACACAGATGAAATCAGTTGGTGAGGCGATGGCTGTAGGGCGAACCTTCCAAGAGTCATTTCAAAAAGCAGTACGCTCTCTAGAGTATGGATACCCTGGATGGGGATGTTCACAAGTGAAGGAGTTGAACTATGACTTGGAGCAATTGAAGTATAGCCTCCGAGTTCCTAACCCGGAGCGCATTCATGCCATCTATGCTGCAATGAAAAGAGGGATGCAGATTGATGAAATCTTTGAGCTGAGTTACATTGACAAATGGTTTCTCACGCAGCTAAAGGAGCTGGTTGATGTGGAAAGTTTCTTGCTGTCTCACAATTTGTCTGATTTGACAAATATTGATTTCTATGAGGTGAAGAGAAGAGGGTTCAGTGATAAACAGATAGCATTTGCAACTAAATCCACTGAGAAAGAAGTTCGCAATAGGCGGTTGTCTCTAGGTGTCACTCCAGCATATAAGCGAGTAGATACCTGTGCAGCGGAATTTGAAGCTAATACGCCTTATATGTATTCTTCTTATGATTTTGAGTGTGAATCGGCTCCCACTACTAGAAAGAAGGTCTTGATTTTGGGTGGAGGACCAAATAGAATTGGTCAAGGGATTGAGTTTGACTACTGTTGTTGTCATGCATCCTTTGCTCTTCAGGTTTGTTTTGTTCTCTTTTGTATTAATTAGACTAGATTTTAGGTTTTAACTGGGGTGCAAACGGTGCTGATGCTGCATGATATTGTCCAATTCTGATATTAAGCATTAATGAAGtgttaagtttaaattttgtgtcCCCTGTCTATCAtcattttttaagtgattaaatTGTCCCTGCATGATATCTTACCAATTCTGATATTAAGCATTAATAGGCACTGATTCTGACTTACCTTAAGATTTGACCTGCTAGATGGTTATGTTGAGTTTTGTGCAGTTGCTATTCTTACTATATGTAACCCTTGTCTATTGCATTTGCAGGATGCAGGATATGAGACAATCATGGTGAACTCAAACCCCGAGACAGTTTCCACAGATTATGACACTAGTGACCGTCTATACTTTGAACCCTTGACCGTTGAAGATGTTTTGAACATTATTGATTTGGAAAGGCCTGATGGTATCATTGTACAATTTGGTGGTCAAACACCATTGAAGTTATCTCTCCCCTTACAACAATACCTAGATGAACACAAGCCAGCATGTGCTAGTGGGGTTGGTCATGTACGCATTTGGGGAACATCTCCTGATTCCATAGATATTGCTGAGGACCGAGAGAGGTTCAACGTGATGCTTCATGAACTAAAGATTGAACACCCAAAAGGAGGAATTGCTAGGAGTGAAACTGATGCACTTGCCATTGCAGCAGATATTGGATACCCAGTTGTTGTTCGTCCTTCTTATGTTTTGGGTGGTCGAGCAATGGAGATTGTATATAGCGATAATAAACTGGTGACTTACCTTGAAAATGCTGTTGAGGTGGATCCAGAACGCCCTGTATTAATTGACAAGTATTTATCTGATGCCTGTGAGATTGATGTTGATGCACTGGCTGACTCACAAGGTAATGTAGTCATTGGTGGGATAATGGAGCACATTGAACAGGCTGGGATACATTCTGGTGACTCTGCCTGCTCTATTCCCACCAGAACTGTTCCTGCTTCTTGCTTGGAGACAATCAGGTCGTGGACAGTAAACTTGGCTAAACAATTGAATGTTTGTGGGCTCATGAATTGTCAGTATGCAATAACTCCATCAGGGGATGTATTTTTGCTAGAGGCCAACCCTCGAGCTTCTCGTACAGTTCCATTTGTATCAAAAGCAATTGGCCATCCCTTGGCTAAATATGCTTCCCTTGTCATGTCTGGAAAGACCCTCTATGATTTACAGTTTACAAAAGAAGTTATCCCTAAATATGTGTCAGTCAAGGAAGCTGTTCTTCCTTTTTCAAAGTTCCCAGGCTGTGACGTGTTTTTAAGTCCTGAGATGCGAAGTACTggtgaggtcatgggtattgaCCCTTCTTATAATATTGCATTTGCTAAGGCACAAATTGCTGCTGGCCAGAAGTTACCACTTTCTGGTACCGTGTTCCTTAGTTTGAATGACTTAACAAAGCCACATCTTGAGAAGATAGCAAAGGCTTTTGTTGAGAATGGTTTCAAGATTGCTGCTACCAGTGGAACAGCTCATGTTCTTAAC contains the following coding sequences:
- the LOC114385766 gene encoding carbamoyl-phosphate synthase large chain, chloroplastic-like; translation: MAMAYCISQLPKLPLLPSLPHSRSSKTLPSLNHAVPPTLLRACPPPTPRLNPARVRCSAVAVAEPPAPKLGKRTDIKKILILGAGPIVIGQACEFDYSGTQACKALREEGYEVVLINSNPATIMTDPETADRTYITPMTPDLVERVLESERPDALLPTMGGQTALNLAVALSESGALEKYGVELIGAKLDAIKKAEDRELFKQAMKNIGIKTPPSGIGTTLDECLSIANDIGAYPLIVRPAFTLGGTGGGIAYNREDLLEICKAGIAASLTNQVLIEKSLLGWKEYELEVMRDLADNVVIICSIENIDPMGVHTGDSITVAPAQTLTDKEYQRLRDYSIAIIREIGVECGGSNVQFAVNPDNGEVMVIEMNPRVSRSSALASKATGFPIAKMAAKLSVGYSLDQIPNDITKKTPASFEPSIDYVVTKIPRFAFEKFPGSKPILTTQMKSVGEAMAVGRTFQESFQKAVRSLEYGYPGWGCSQVKELNYDLEQLKYSLRVPNPERIHAIYAAMKRGMQIDEIFELSYIDKWFLTQLKELVDVESFLLSHNLSDLTNIDFYEVKRRGFSDKQIAFATKSTEKEVRNRRLSLGVTPAYKRVDTCAAEFEANTPYMYSSYDFECESAPTTRKKVLILGGGPNRIGQGIEFDYCCCHASFALQDAGYETIMVNSNPETVSTDYDTSDRLYFEPLTVEDVLNIIDLERPDGIIVQFGGQTPLKLSLPLQQYLDEHKPACASGVGHVRIWGTSPDSIDIAEDRERFNVMLHELKIEHPKGGIARSETDALAIAADIGYPVVVRPSYVLGGRAMEIVYSDNKLVTYLENAVEVDPERPVLIDKYLSDACEIDVDALADSQGNVVIGGIMEHIEQAGIHSGDSACSIPTRTVPASCLETIRSWTVNLAKQLNVCGLMNCQYAITPSGDVFLLEANPRASRTVPFVSKAIGHPLAKYASLVMSGKTLYDLQFTKEVIPKYVSVKEAVLPFSKFPGCDVFLSPEMRSTGEVMGIDPSYNIAFAKAQIAAGQKLPLSGTVFLSLNDLTKPHLEKIAKAFVENGFKIAATSGTAHVLNLAKIPAERVLKLHEGRPHAGDMIANGDIQLMVVTSSDDALDRIDGLALRRMALDYKVPIVTTVNGALATAEAINSLKANSIKMIALQDFIDGEFNE